One genomic segment of Bradyrhizobium prioriisuperbiae includes these proteins:
- a CDS encoding LysR substrate-binding domain-containing protein, producing MNLISLDIRMLRSLISVVDTGSITETARRLGRTQPAITLQLQRLEELTRKQLFLHEGRRLTLTADGNTVLTYAKSILRLHDELLSQLASQEIEGQVVLGTPDLYAAFMLPSILSVFRKSFPRIHVALNCALSTPLVGLVKRGEVDIALVTRMNDFTGGQVVRREQLIWMTGEQSNAHLEEPIPLALLPEGNIYRDYAIEGLEKAGLRWRVACVSESVGGLQAAAFAGMAVTVLGRSALVGGMREIGADHGFPPLPQVELLLYKSANATSKAATALHDYLAHYLPLDEKLGEKSVPIEMGN from the coding sequence ATGAATCTGATCAGTCTCGACATCCGGATGCTGCGGTCGCTGATTTCGGTGGTCGACACCGGCAGCATCACCGAGACGGCTCGCCGATTGGGACGCACCCAGCCGGCCATCACCCTGCAGTTGCAACGGCTGGAGGAGCTCACCCGCAAGCAGCTTTTCCTGCACGAGGGGCGGCGCCTGACCCTCACCGCCGACGGCAACACCGTGCTGACCTACGCCAAATCCATTCTCCGCCTGCACGATGAACTGCTCTCGCAGCTCGCGTCGCAGGAGATCGAGGGCCAGGTGGTGCTGGGAACGCCGGATCTCTATGCGGCCTTCATGCTGCCATCGATCCTCAGCGTGTTCCGCAAATCATTCCCGCGCATTCATGTGGCGCTGAACTGCGCGCTCTCGACGCCCCTGGTCGGCCTGGTCAAGCGCGGCGAGGTCGATATCGCGCTGGTGACGCGGATGAATGATTTCACCGGCGGCCAGGTGGTGCGCCGCGAGCAGTTGATCTGGATGACCGGCGAGCAGTCGAACGCGCATCTGGAAGAGCCGATCCCGCTGGCGCTCTTGCCCGAGGGCAACATCTATCGCGACTACGCGATCGAGGGTCTGGAGAAAGCCGGATTGCGCTGGCGCGTCGCCTGCGTCAGCGAAAGCGTCGGCGGATTGCAGGCCGCCGCATTCGCCGGCATGGCGGTGACGGTGCTGGGGCGCAGCGCGCTGGTCGGCGGCATGCGCGAGATCGGCGCGGACCACGGTTTTCCGCCGCTGCCGCAGGTCGAACTGCTGCTCTACAAATCCGCCAACGCGACCTCGAAAGCTGCGACTGCGCTGCATGATTATCTGGCGCACTATTTGCCGCTGGACGAGAAGCTCGGCGAGAAGAGCGTGCCGATCGAGATGGGGAATTGA
- a CDS encoding ABC transporter ATP-binding protein, giving the protein MTDGRGDIELAGVCKSYDGVTHVVDGVNLRIPDGAYCCFLGPSGCGKTTILRMIAGHEDPSAGEIVIGGQNVVGMAPVQRRTAMMFQSYALFPHLSVRDNIAFPLRVRGLSKVARNRAADAMMEKVRLTEFADRLPAHLSGGQQQRVALARAAITEPRVLLLDEPLSALDEQLRVQMRGELRRMQRELGITFIHVTHTQLEAIALADVVVVMERGKIKQAGPARDVYASPHDRYVAEFLGGQNVLSGKVEKVNGATFTLSQSAQGSIEVPMQNRPPSIGDRIDIAVRRDDVELIRPDKGVPPGHAAGLPSRVLAIEYQGSFVKVMLDAVPGDDFIAYVPERTFFRDPLDVGDLVLATWAVDRVRSLARS; this is encoded by the coding sequence ATGACTGACGGTCGCGGCGATATCGAACTGGCCGGCGTCTGCAAGAGCTACGACGGCGTCACCCATGTGGTCGACGGCGTCAATCTCAGGATTCCGGACGGCGCCTATTGCTGCTTCCTCGGTCCGTCCGGCTGCGGCAAGACCACCATCCTGCGCATGATCGCGGGCCATGAAGATCCCAGCGCCGGCGAAATCGTGATCGGCGGCCAGAACGTGGTCGGGATGGCGCCGGTGCAGCGGCGCACCGCCATGATGTTCCAGTCCTACGCGCTGTTTCCCCATCTCAGCGTGCGCGACAACATCGCGTTTCCGCTGCGGGTGCGCGGGCTGTCGAAGGTCGCGCGCAACCGTGCCGCCGACGCCATGATGGAAAAGGTGCGCCTCACTGAGTTTGCCGACCGGCTGCCGGCGCATCTGTCCGGCGGCCAGCAACAGCGCGTGGCGCTGGCGCGCGCCGCCATCACCGAACCGCGCGTGCTGCTGCTCGATGAGCCGCTGTCGGCGCTGGACGAACAGCTGCGGGTGCAGATGCGCGGCGAATTGCGGCGGATGCAGCGCGAACTCGGCATCACTTTCATCCATGTCACCCACACCCAGCTCGAAGCGATCGCGCTGGCCGATGTCGTCGTGGTGATGGAACGCGGCAAGATCAAGCAGGCGGGCCCCGCCCGCGACGTCTACGCCAGCCCACACGATCGTTATGTCGCCGAATTCCTCGGCGGCCAGAACGTGCTGAGCGGCAAGGTGGAGAAGGTCAACGGCGCCACCTTCACACTGTCGCAATCAGCTCAGGGCAGCATCGAAGTTCCGATGCAGAACCGTCCGCCGAGCATCGGTGATCGCATCGATATCGCGGTGCGCCGCGACGACGTGGAGCTGATCCGGCCCGACAAGGGCGTGCCGCCGGGGCATGCCGCGGGGCTGCCGAGCCGGGTGCTGGCGATCGAATACCAGGGCTCCTTCGTCAAGGTGATGCTCGATGCGGTGCCCGGCGATGACTTCATCGCCTATGTGCCGGAGCGCACTTTTTTCCGCGATCCGCTCGATGTCGGCGATCTCGTGCTCGCCACCTGGGCGGTCGACCGCGTCCGCTCCCTGGCCCGTTCCTGA
- a CDS encoding (2Fe-2S)-binding protein, translated as MQISFTLNGKPTTVDVEPFMLATELLREHLGLTGTHIGCDTSQCGACVVHVDGASVKSCTLLAPMLDGISLLTVEGLQGPKGSNLLHPMQEAFREHHGLQCGFCTPGMLMTAVALAAGKPSLSETEVRHGLEGNICRCTGYQNIVNAVIAGAAAMHVAAET; from the coding sequence GTGCAGATTTCCTTCACTCTCAACGGCAAGCCGACCACCGTCGATGTCGAACCGTTCATGCTGGCGACCGAGCTGCTGCGCGAGCATCTCGGTCTCACCGGCACCCATATCGGCTGCGACACCAGCCAGTGCGGCGCCTGCGTGGTTCATGTCGACGGCGCGTCGGTGAAGAGCTGCACCCTGCTGGCGCCGATGCTCGATGGCATCTCGCTGCTGACCGTCGAAGGCCTGCAGGGACCGAAGGGATCGAACCTGCTGCATCCGATGCAGGAGGCGTTTCGCGAACATCACGGCCTGCAGTGCGGCTTCTGCACGCCGGGCATGCTGATGACGGCGGTCGCGCTCGCCGCCGGCAAGCCGAGCCTGAGCGAGACGGAGGTTCGTCACGGTCTCGAAGGCAACATCTGCCGCTGCACCGGTTACCAGAACATCGTCAATGCGGTGATCGCCGGCGCCGCCGCGATGCACGTGGCAGCTGAAACATAA
- a CDS encoding xanthine dehydrogenase family protein molybdopterin-binding subunit — translation MSNVIGIGASPKRKEDQRFLTGRGNYVSDIKRPGMTAGVFVRSPHGHAVLRGIDKTAALAAPGVVAVLTGEDVATDGLGSLPCGWGISGKDGQPMKEPPFPMLAQGKVRFVGDMVAFVIAETPEQASVAAELLEVDYEPLPSVTGVLDAVAPGAPQLFDDVPSNICCDWELGNKAAVETAFRKAAHVAKLSLVNNRLIGNPMEPRAAIAEYEPGTGRYTLWTTSQFPHVVRFLMSALVLKIPEHKVRVVAPDVGGGFGVKQFHYGEEAVITWAAKRVMRPIKWVASRSEGYLSDRHGRDHVTEAELALDETGKFLALRVNTLANIGGYLSTFGPNIPTNLYAPLLGGVYTTPAIYCNVKVVFTNTVPVDAYRGAGRPEATFVVERLVDVAAAEMGIDRVAIRRRNMIPKEAYPYQTPVLVEYDSGDPVGCLDGALIAGDVENFGERKAASARKGKFRGLGFSTYVEACGLAPSRFAGRLGARGGLYESATVRVHPAGQVTVLIGTHSHGQGHETTFAQIVCEKLGVPFENVDIVFGDTDRVQFGMGTYGSRSLVVGGAALSKAADKVILKGKKIAAHLLEAGEQDIQFEAGKFSVAGTDRNKTIEEIAVAAYVPHNYPLEVLEPGLEEQAYYDPINFTYPGGCHIAEVEVDPETGTVTLVGYTAVDDVGTVINPMIVEGQLHGGIVQGVGQALYENAVYDETSGQLLSGSLMDYCLPRADHMPTMSISTHATLCTHTPMGVKGCGEVGTIGSPAAVINAVVDALAHLGVTHVDMPATSNRIWRLIQNASVPIAAE, via the coding sequence ATGTCCAACGTCATCGGGATCGGCGCCTCGCCAAAGCGCAAGGAAGACCAGCGGTTTCTCACCGGCCGCGGCAACTATGTCTCCGACATCAAACGCCCCGGCATGACCGCGGGCGTGTTCGTGCGTTCACCGCATGGGCACGCGGTGCTGCGCGGGATCGACAAGACGGCGGCACTCGCCGCGCCCGGCGTGGTCGCGGTGCTGACCGGCGAGGATGTCGCGACCGACGGCCTGGGATCCCTGCCATGCGGCTGGGGAATTTCCGGCAAGGACGGCCAACCGATGAAGGAGCCGCCGTTTCCCATGCTGGCGCAGGGCAAGGTGCGGTTCGTCGGCGACATGGTGGCGTTCGTGATCGCGGAAACGCCCGAGCAGGCCAGTGTCGCCGCCGAGCTGCTGGAGGTCGACTACGAACCCCTCCCCTCGGTCACCGGCGTGCTCGATGCTGTCGCACCCGGCGCACCGCAACTGTTCGACGACGTGCCCAGCAACATCTGCTGCGACTGGGAGCTCGGCAACAAGGCCGCGGTTGAAACCGCCTTCCGCAAGGCGGCGCATGTGGCCAAGCTCAGCCTGGTCAACAACCGCCTGATCGGCAATCCGATGGAGCCGCGCGCGGCGATCGCCGAATACGAACCCGGCACCGGCCGTTATACGCTGTGGACCACCAGCCAGTTCCCGCATGTGGTGCGTTTCCTGATGAGCGCGCTGGTGCTGAAAATTCCCGAACACAAGGTGCGCGTGGTGGCGCCGGACGTCGGTGGCGGCTTCGGCGTCAAGCAGTTCCACTATGGCGAGGAAGCCGTCATCACCTGGGCGGCGAAACGCGTGATGCGGCCGATCAAGTGGGTGGCGAGCCGCTCGGAGGGCTATCTGTCGGATCGCCATGGCCGCGACCACGTCACCGAAGCGGAACTGGCGCTGGACGAGACCGGAAAATTCCTGGCGCTGCGCGTCAACACCCTCGCCAACATCGGCGGCTATCTCTCGACCTTCGGGCCGAACATCCCGACCAACCTTTATGCGCCGCTGCTCGGCGGCGTCTACACCACGCCGGCGATCTACTGCAACGTCAAGGTGGTGTTCACCAACACCGTGCCGGTCGACGCCTACCGCGGCGCCGGCCGGCCGGAAGCGACCTTCGTGGTCGAGCGGCTGGTCGATGTCGCGGCGGCCGAGATGGGGATCGACCGCGTGGCGATCCGCCGCCGCAACATGATTCCGAAGGAGGCCTATCCGTATCAAACGCCGGTGCTGGTGGAATATGACTCCGGCGATCCCGTCGGCTGTCTCGACGGCGCACTGATCGCCGGCGACGTCGAGAATTTCGGCGAACGCAAGGCGGCCTCCGCACGCAAGGGCAAATTCCGCGGCCTCGGTTTCTCCACCTATGTCGAGGCCTGTGGCCTCGCGCCATCGCGCTTCGCCGGCCGGCTCGGCGCCCGCGGCGGACTTTACGAAAGCGCCACCGTGCGCGTGCATCCGGCCGGCCAGGTGACCGTGCTGATCGGCACCCACAGCCACGGCCAGGGCCATGAGACGACGTTCGCGCAGATCGTCTGCGAGAAGCTCGGCGTGCCGTTCGAGAATGTCGACATCGTGTTCGGCGACACCGATCGGGTGCAGTTCGGCATGGGCACCTATGGCTCGCGCTCCCTGGTGGTCGGCGGCGCGGCGCTGTCGAAGGCCGCCGACAAGGTGATCCTGAAGGGCAAGAAGATCGCCGCCCATCTGCTCGAGGCAGGCGAGCAGGACATCCAGTTCGAGGCCGGAAAGTTCTCGGTCGCCGGCACCGACCGCAACAAGACCATCGAGGAGATCGCGGTCGCGGCCTATGTGCCGCACAACTATCCACTGGAAGTGCTGGAGCCGGGGCTGGAAGAACAGGCCTATTACGATCCGATCAACTTCACCTATCCCGGCGGCTGCCACATCGCCGAGGTCGAGGTCGATCCGGAAACCGGAACGGTCACCCTGGTCGGCTACACCGCGGTCGACGACGTCGGCACTGTGATCAATCCGATGATCGTGGAGGGACAATTGCACGGCGGCATCGTGCAGGGCGTCGGCCAGGCGTTGTATGAAAACGCGGTCTATGACGAGACATCGGGGCAACTGCTGTCGGGATCGCTGATGGACTACTGCCTGCCGCGCGCCGATCACATGCCGACCATGAGCATCAGCACCCACGCCACGCTGTGCACCCACACCCCGATGGGCGTGAAGGGCTGCGGCGAGGTCGGCACCATCGGCTCGCCCGCCGCCGTGATCAACGCGGTAGTCGACGCGCTGGCGCATCTCGGCGTCACCCACGTCGACATGCCGGCGACATCGAACCGGATCTGGCGGTTGATCCAGAACGCCTCGGTTCCGATCGCAGCCGAATAG
- a CDS encoding LysR family transcriptional regulator has translation MLEAMAIRYFREVTKSGSIKRAAAALHIAPSAISRQIQGLEQELAVKLFERGARGMSLTNAGHLLLRYAVESRKQLDDIRTLVQEFDSLQRGHIRLATVEGQLASFISDFVLDLSRQYPGVTVAVTAVGSRDVAEMVGRHEADLGLVFGRAPRRDLIELARMRQSLCVMVSPHHPMAHRKFCAVKDLAGLRCIVPDPTFGIRQEIDRACARARVAIDVYCETNSLAFARTVASRSDLATFLPQDAAAPELATKTLVAIPIRDKSLEATQVTLVQPATRTASLPVRRIAQLLAAQMKSRS, from the coding sequence ATGCTTGAAGCGATGGCGATCCGGTATTTCCGCGAGGTGACCAAGAGCGGATCGATCAAGCGTGCCGCCGCGGCGTTGCATATCGCGCCCAGCGCCATCAGCCGGCAGATCCAGGGGTTGGAGCAGGAGCTTGCGGTGAAGCTGTTCGAACGCGGCGCGCGCGGCATGAGCCTGACCAATGCCGGTCATTTGTTGCTGCGTTACGCCGTCGAGAGCCGCAAGCAGCTCGACGATATCCGCACCCTGGTGCAGGAGTTCGACTCGCTGCAGCGCGGCCACATCAGGCTGGCCACGGTCGAGGGGCAGCTGGCGAGCTTCATTTCCGATTTCGTGCTGGACCTGTCGCGGCAATATCCCGGCGTCACCGTTGCGGTGACGGCGGTGGGATCGCGCGATGTCGCCGAGATGGTCGGGCGGCACGAGGCTGATTTGGGTCTGGTGTTCGGCCGGGCGCCGCGCCGCGATTTGATCGAGCTCGCGCGGATGCGGCAGTCACTGTGCGTGATGGTTTCGCCGCATCATCCGATGGCGCACCGGAAATTCTGTGCGGTGAAGGATCTCGCCGGGCTGCGCTGCATCGTGCCGGACCCGACCTTCGGCATCCGCCAGGAGATCGACCGCGCCTGCGCCCGGGCCCGCGTCGCCATCGATGTCTATTGCGAAACCAACTCGCTGGCGTTTGCGCGTACGGTGGCGTCGCGCAGCGATCTCGCGACTTTTCTGCCGCAGGACGCCGCCGCCCCGGAGCTCGCGACCAAAACTTTGGTGGCGATTCCCATTCGCGACAAGAGCCTGGAGGCGACGCAGGTGACCCTGGTGCAGCCGGCCACCCGCACCGCATCGCTGCCGGTGCGGCGGATCGCACAGCTCTTGGCGGCGCAGATGAAGAGCCGAAGCTAG
- a CDS encoding amidase: protein MDSSHVRAARAPAARALAKLSATDIIDGYRRKAFTPRDVVDDVIAALEATDAACNVVVTPMYEQARTEADRITAAMHAGETLGALAGVPVTIKDLVFVAGVPAYGGAPLNASFVPQVDAAVVAALKASGAIITCKTTTCESGYKLTADSPVTGTTRNPWNLRHTSGGSSGGAAAAVAAGCGPIAIGTDGVGSIRVPSSFCGVFGLKPTFGLVPRSPGFSPPSWASLAHTGPMTRTVTDAALVLEVIAGYDLRDPASLPVSRRNFDARPSPLSGLRISASVDFGYAAVSPAVRAAFADAVGVLGSCGAAISEDGPALDPGILEHTLKPIAFTEQAAAVADKSFDHLAGSESEYRDVVRDGRAFSGTDYIEAGYRRGQVRNAFLKLFERVDALVTPTVAVTAFEAGRLGVGTVDGVAVDPHLGWSPFSWPINLAGLPAATVPCGFDSDGLPIGLQIIAPWLDEPTIFRIAAAFEQAHPWAGFWPQFNGGA, encoded by the coding sequence ATGGACTCCAGTCATGTTCGGGCCGCACGCGCGCCGGCCGCGCGCGCGCTCGCCAAGCTGTCAGCCACGGATATCATCGACGGCTATCGGCGCAAGGCTTTCACCCCGCGCGATGTGGTCGACGACGTGATCGCGGCGCTGGAGGCGACCGACGCCGCCTGCAACGTGGTGGTGACGCCGATGTACGAGCAGGCACGCACCGAGGCCGACAGGATCACCGCGGCCATGCACGCGGGCGAGACGCTGGGCGCGCTGGCCGGCGTGCCCGTGACCATCAAGGATCTGGTGTTCGTGGCCGGCGTGCCGGCCTATGGCGGCGCCCCGCTCAATGCGAGCTTCGTGCCGCAGGTCGACGCCGCCGTGGTGGCGGCGCTGAAAGCCTCCGGCGCGATCATCACCTGCAAGACCACGACCTGCGAGTCCGGCTACAAGCTCACCGCCGACAGCCCGGTGACGGGCACCACCCGCAATCCCTGGAATCTGCGGCACACCAGCGGCGGATCGAGTGGCGGCGCGGCGGCCGCAGTCGCCGCCGGCTGTGGGCCGATCGCGATCGGCACCGACGGCGTCGGCTCGATCCGCGTGCCGTCCTCGTTTTGTGGCGTGTTCGGCCTCAAGCCCACCTTTGGCCTCGTGCCGCGCTCGCCCGGATTCTCACCGCCGTCATGGGCGTCGCTGGCGCACACCGGACCGATGACCCGCACCGTGACCGATGCGGCGCTGGTGCTGGAGGTGATCGCCGGCTACGACCTGCGCGACCCGGCAAGCCTGCCGGTGTCGCGGCGCAATTTCGACGCCAGGCCGAGCCCGCTCAGCGGCCTGCGGATCAGTGCCAGCGTCGATTTCGGCTACGCCGCCGTCAGCCCGGCGGTGCGCGCGGCATTCGCCGACGCCGTCGGCGTTCTCGGCTCTTGTGGCGCCGCGATCAGCGAGGATGGCCCCGCGCTCGATCCGGGGATCCTCGAACACACGCTCAAGCCGATCGCCTTCACCGAACAGGCCGCCGCCGTGGCGGACAAGAGTTTCGACCATCTCGCCGGCTCCGAGAGCGAGTATCGCGACGTGGTCAGAGACGGGCGGGCCTTCAGCGGCACCGACTACATCGAAGCCGGCTATCGCCGCGGCCAGGTGCGCAATGCCTTTCTCAAGCTGTTCGAGCGGGTCGACGCGCTGGTGACCCCGACGGTGGCGGTGACCGCGTTCGAGGCCGGCCGGCTTGGTGTCGGCACGGTCGATGGCGTGGCGGTGGATCCGCATCTCGGCTGGTCGCCATTCTCGTGGCCGATCAATCTCGCCGGCCTGCCCGCCGCCACCGTGCCCTGCGGCTTCGACAGCGACGGCCTGCCGATCGGCCTGCAGATCATCGCGCCCTGGCTGGACGAACCCACCATCTTCCGCATCGCCGCCGCCTTCGAACAGGCGCATCCATGGGCAGGGTTCTGGCCGCAGTTCAATGGCGGAGCGTGA
- a CDS encoding amino acid ABC transporter substrate-binding protein codes for MVRVPVTLTARIAGAALIATGLATATASAQEVIKFGAPLPLTGPLAPEAIKQQQGYDLWAEQANKAGGIQVGGKRYKVEIVYADYQSNTPRAVQTTEQMITQDNVSFLFGAFGSGAAKAASTVSEKHKVPTIAATASSSQVYDQGYKYLFGTFTPNDTLTTPLTSMVKAKAPDVKKVAILARNDLFPLAIAQEMDKSAKANGIEVAYFEKYAIGTLDHSATLSQIKSLAPQWIFVTGYTNDLLLVRKQMADQQIKAQVVSMIAGPAYQEFIDAAGPTAENITSAAWWHPAEDYAGKDIFVTTENYVKLFRAKYKSDPDYAQASASVAGALFQMALERAGSLDRDKVRDELAKINEITFFGPVKFGPTGQITSLEPPVFQIQGSKPVVLFPQAIRQGELKLGVN; via the coding sequence ATGGTTCGTGTCCCCGTGACTTTGACTGCCCGGATCGCCGGTGCCGCCTTGATCGCAACGGGCCTGGCGACGGCAACCGCCTCGGCGCAGGAGGTCATCAAGTTCGGCGCACCGCTGCCACTGACCGGCCCGCTGGCGCCGGAAGCGATCAAGCAGCAGCAGGGCTATGATCTCTGGGCCGAACAGGCCAACAAGGCGGGCGGCATCCAGGTCGGCGGCAAGCGCTACAAGGTCGAGATCGTCTATGCCGACTATCAATCCAACACGCCGCGCGCGGTGCAGACCACCGAGCAGATGATCACCCAGGACAATGTGAGTTTCCTGTTCGGCGCCTTCGGCTCCGGCGCCGCCAAGGCGGCGAGCACCGTGTCGGAGAAACACAAGGTGCCGACCATCGCGGCGACCGCGTCCTCATCCCAGGTCTACGACCAGGGCTACAAATACCTGTTCGGCACCTTCACGCCGAACGACACCCTGACCACGCCGCTCACCAGCATGGTCAAGGCCAAGGCGCCCGACGTGAAGAAGGTGGCGATCCTGGCCCGCAACGACCTGTTCCCACTCGCCATCGCCCAGGAGATGGACAAGTCCGCCAAGGCCAACGGGATCGAGGTCGCCTATTTCGAGAAATACGCTATCGGCACCCTGGATCATTCGGCCACGCTGTCGCAGATCAAATCGCTGGCGCCGCAGTGGATCTTCGTCACCGGCTACACCAACGACCTGCTGCTGGTGCGCAAGCAGATGGCGGATCAGCAGATCAAGGCGCAGGTGGTCTCCATGATCGCCGGCCCCGCCTATCAGGAATTCATCGATGCCGCCGGCCCGACCGCCGAGAACATCACCAGCGCGGCCTGGTGGCATCCGGCCGAGGACTATGCCGGCAAGGACATTTTCGTCACCACCGAGAACTACGTGAAGCTGTTCCGCGCCAAGTACAAGTCCGACCCGGATTATGCGCAGGCCTCGGCGTCCGTCGCAGGCGCACTGTTCCAGATGGCGCTGGAGCGTGCCGGCTCGCTGGATCGCGACAAGGTGCGCGACGAACTCGCCAAGATCAACGAGATCACTTTTTTCGGCCCGGTGAAGTTCGGCCCCACCGGACAAATCACGTCGCTGGAGCCGCCGGTGTTCCAGATCCAGGGCAGCAAGCCGGTGGTGCTGTTTCCGCAGGCCATCCGGCAGGGCGAGCTCAAGCTCGGCGTGAACTGA
- a CDS encoding xanthine dehydrogenase family protein subunit M: protein MRPFAYHQPEQIPDAVSLLDTLADSKLVAGGMTLIPTIKQRLATPPALIDLSKLPHMKGISNDGATITIGAMTKHAEVAASALVRARIPALAELAAGIGDPAVRNRGTIGGSAANNDPAADYPAGVLGLGATIITSEREIAADHFFQGLFETALTPNEIITAIRFPTPLRAGYAKFKSPASRYALVGVFVAQISEGARVAVTGAGSGVFRVPAMERALAQQFEPSAVAAIRIDADDLTSDMHAEADYRAHLVTVMAKRAVQSALKTIQDK, encoded by the coding sequence ATGAGACCTTTCGCTTATCATCAGCCGGAGCAGATTCCGGACGCCGTCTCGCTGCTGGACACCCTCGCCGACAGCAAGCTGGTCGCCGGCGGCATGACCCTGATCCCGACCATCAAGCAGCGGCTGGCGACGCCGCCGGCGCTGATCGACCTGTCGAAGCTGCCGCACATGAAAGGCATCAGCAACGACGGCGCGACCATCACCATCGGCGCCATGACCAAGCATGCGGAGGTCGCCGCATCGGCCCTGGTGCGCGCGCGCATCCCGGCGCTGGCCGAGCTTGCGGCCGGCATCGGCGATCCGGCGGTGCGCAACCGCGGCACCATCGGCGGCTCGGCCGCCAACAACGATCCGGCCGCGGACTATCCGGCCGGCGTACTCGGGCTCGGCGCCACCATCATCACCAGCGAACGCGAGATCGCGGCGGACCATTTCTTTCAGGGCTTGTTCGAGACGGCCCTGACGCCGAACGAGATCATCACCGCAATCCGCTTCCCAACGCCGTTGCGCGCCGGTTACGCCAAGTTCAAATCGCCGGCGTCGCGTTATGCGCTGGTCGGCGTGTTCGTGGCGCAGATCAGCGAAGGCGCGCGGGTCGCAGTCACCGGTGCCGGCTCCGGCGTGTTCCGCGTGCCGGCGATGGAGCGGGCGCTGGCGCAGCAGTTCGAGCCGTCGGCGGTCGCGGCGATCCGGATCGACGCCGACGACCTGACCTCGGACATGCATGCGGAAGCGGACTATCGCGCTCATCTGGTCACCGTGATGGCGAAACGGGCCGTTCAATCAGCACTCAAGACCATCCAGGACAAATAG
- a CDS encoding ABC transporter permease: MSVDVSASETIDAAARHAIAPSRGKRPWTFYLLAALFTLYVLALYGPMICIYILSFQDVRGGLVFPMKGHSLHWFVDLFTQVRTGDVKGSFDRSIKLAVIVTIITVVVSFLAGLGFRRRFRGDAVVFYMMIGSLVAPGLVLGLGIGLLFQWLGIDASWYTSALGAQLSWTLPFGVLVMFAVMSRFDDAWEEAARDLGASRWQTIWLVVVPVLAPGLVAVALFGFTLSYDEFARSLQTAGSLNTLPLEIWSMTLNVTSPSLYALGTVTTIISFLIIGASLGTIVFIQKRRGARVASH, encoded by the coding sequence ATGAGCGTCGACGTGTCAGCCTCCGAGACGATCGATGCGGCCGCCCGCCACGCCATCGCGCCGAGCCGCGGCAAACGTCCCTGGACCTTCTACCTCCTCGCCGCACTGTTCACGCTGTATGTGCTCGCGCTCTACGGACCGATGATCTGCATCTACATCCTGTCGTTCCAGGATGTCCGCGGCGGCCTGGTGTTTCCGATGAAGGGGCACTCGCTGCACTGGTTCGTCGACCTGTTCACCCAGGTGCGCACCGGCGACGTCAAGGGTTCGTTCGACCGGTCGATCAAGCTGGCCGTGATCGTCACCATCATCACCGTGGTGGTGTCGTTTCTCGCCGGCCTCGGCTTTCGCCGCCGCTTCCGGGGCGACGCGGTGGTGTTCTACATGATGATCGGTAGCCTGGTGGCACCGGGCCTGGTGCTGGGTCTCGGCATCGGGCTGCTGTTCCAGTGGCTCGGTATCGATGCGAGCTGGTACACCTCCGCGCTTGGCGCGCAGTTGTCATGGACATTGCCGTTCGGCGTGCTGGTGATGTTCGCCGTGATGTCGCGTTTCGACGACGCCTGGGAAGAAGCGGCGCGTGATCTCGGCGCCAGCCGCTGGCAGACCATCTGGCTGGTGGTGGTGCCGGTGCTCGCGCCAGGCCTGGTGGCCGTGGCGCTGTTCGGCTTCACCCTGTCCTATGACGAGTTCGCCCGCAGCCTGCAGACCGCCGGTTCGCTGAACACGCTGCCGCTCGAGATCTGGAGCATGACCCTCAACGTCACCTCCCCGTCGCTCTATGCGCTGGGCACCGTGACCACCATCATTTCATTCCTCATCATTGGTGCCAGCCTCGGCACCATCGTGTTCATCCAGAAGCGGCGCGGTGCCCGCGTCGCGTCGCACTAG